Genomic window (Bacillus pumilus):
TGACACATCCTCCTATGCTGCAAACATTGAAATGGCTGAAGCTGTGTACCAGGGGGAAGAAGCAAACCCTGCGGACTTCAAAGAACTTGAAAAAGTCCATACACCGCAAGTGAAAACGATTCAAGACGTGGCTGGATTTTTACAAGTGGATTCTTCTCTTTGTATCAAGTCTGTTTTGTTTAAAGCCGATGATGCATATGTTCTGATCCTGACTAGAGGCGACCATGAAGTAAATGATGTGAAAGTGAAAAACTTGGTCGGAGCACAGCTTGTAGAGCTTGCTTCACGTGAAGAAGTACTAGAAGTCATTGGAACAGAGCCTGGATTTGTTGGTCCAGTTAAGCTCGAAGCAGAAATCGATATTTATGCAGATCTAGCAGTTAAGGGCATGACAAATGCTGTTGCAGGTGCAAACGAAACGGATTATCACTATGTCAATGTCAATCCCGCACGTGATGTGTCAGTGAAAGAATTCACCGATCTTCGTTTGATTCAAGAAGGAGACGTTTCCCCAGATGGAGAAGGCACCATCCAGTTTGCAAAAGGGATTGAAGTAGGACAAGTCTTTAAACTAGGCACTCGTTACTCTGAGTCAATGGATGCGACGTACCTTGATGAAAATGGACGCGCGCAGCCAATGATTATGGGATGCTATGGTATCGGTATTTCTAGAACTCTATCAGCGATTGTTGAGCAGCATCATGATGAAAAAGGAATCATCTGGCCGGAAGCAGTTGCGCCGTATGACCTTCATCTCCTTGCATTAAATATGAAAAACGATGCTCAAAAAGAGCTGGCTGAAACGTTATATGAGCGCTTAGAAGATGAGGGCTTTGACGTACTTTTTGATGACCGCCAAGAGCGTGCTGGAGTCAAATTTGCAGACAGTGATTTAATTGGGCTGCCAATTCGCATTAGCTGCGGAAAACGTTCAGAAGAAGGCATTGTGGAAGTGAAGTTTAGAAAATCAGGTGAATCGCATGAAGTATCTGTTGATGAACTGATTTCATTTATACGCCAAG
Coding sequences:
- a CDS encoding proline--tRNA ligase; translation: MRQSLTFIPTLREVPADAEAKSHQLLVRAGFIRQNTSGIYHYLPLAHKVIQHIQSIVRKEMEKAGAAELLMPVLQQAEMWQESGRWYTYGPELMRMKDRHGREFALGPTHEEVITSLVRSEVKSYKKLPLTLYQIQSKFRDEQRPRFGLLRGREFIMKDAYSFHSSPESLDDTYNKMFTAYSNVFSKVGLNFRPVIADSGAMGGKDTHEFMALSEVGEDTIAYSDTSSYAANIEMAEAVYQGEEANPADFKELEKVHTPQVKTIQDVAGFLQVDSSLCIKSVLFKADDAYVLILTRGDHEVNDVKVKNLVGAQLVELASREEVLEVIGTEPGFVGPVKLEAEIDIYADLAVKGMTNAVAGANETDYHYVNVNPARDVSVKEFTDLRLIQEGDVSPDGEGTIQFAKGIEVGQVFKLGTRYSESMDATYLDENGRAQPMIMGCYGIGISRTLSAIVEQHHDEKGIIWPEAVAPYDLHLLALNMKNDAQKELAETLYERLEDEGFDVLFDDRQERAGVKFADSDLIGLPIRISCGKRSEEGIVEVKFRKSGESHEVSVDELISFIRQA